A window of Otariodibacter oris genomic DNA:
AATCTGTCCACAATCATAATGTGCTCGGAACATCATGCGGACACTTCGTTCTATATCACTTTTAAGTATGCTATCTGCGAAGCTATCGCCCGTATATTTAGTTGAAAATAGACAAGCGGTTAAAATTAATGGTGTGAGTAAGATGGCTTTTTTCATCGTTTATCTCTCTTGAGTAAGAATTAACAGGTAAAGAAATTATATTTAAAAATTAATGAGATAGAATACACATGAAGATTTTTTATCTTACCTATTTGATCGATTTCAATAAAATACCCTATTCAGCACGAAAATAAGATGAATTTGCAAAAAAACCGTTGGATCTGACCGCTTGTATTTTCAATTTATTGATTATTCCGTTAAAATTGACCACTTACATTTTATTTAATTGGGATTTGCAGTGAAACACGTCATTTTCTATTTACTCAGTCAGCAAAATGAAGGGGAATTATCCGCTCAAGCATTGCTTGCGTGTGATTTAGCTGCAAATGCTTGGCGACAAGGTAAGCGGGTTATCGTCACTTGTGAAACAGAAGAGCAAGCCTTATTAATTGATGAAGCACTATGGGCAAGAGATCCCGATGATTTTGTGCCACACAATTTATCAGGTGAAGCAACGACTTACGCGACGCCAATAGAAATTTCTTGGAAAGGTAAGCGTAATGCACAACGCCGAGATTTATTGATCTCATTGCAAAAAGAACTGCCTGAATTTATCAATAGTTTTAATCAGATTATTGATTTTGTCCCTGTTGATGAAACAGAAAAAGCACAAGCTAGGGAACGTTATAAGCAATACCGTCAGTTGGGCTGGCAGTTGAGTACAGAGAACGTATAGTCGTTTTACATTTATATGTGCAACATTGGAGTGAATATGATTGAAAGACTAAGTCAGCCATTGATAACAATTAATCCTAGTGTATTTGATAACTTTCACTGTGCGTTGATCAGTGCAGAACAAGAGCAAGAATATGGTAGATTTTCATTAGCTGATATTCGAGATTTATTTGGAAGTAGTCACTTTTTGTTCAAAGATGAAAATGAAGACTATACTTCAGTACTAAGAAATATCTTAGTCACTTTTGAAAATCCATTTATTGAAATTACTCAATTCAGTAAAACAGCATTTTTATTTTACAACAGTGATTTAACTAAACTGAAAGAAAGAGCAATAGCTTTATCTTACTTGTTTAATCAGAAAAAATTATTCATTTTTCCACAAGCTGAAAAACAGGCAACCTCGATTAGATTACAACAAGAAAAGCCGTTGCAATACACTGAAAAAGTCAAAGATTTTGAGCAATTTGAGCCTTTTGTTAATAAATTTTTTGAAATGTCTAACCCAAGAGAAATGTTAGATATCTCTTATAAAGAAAATAGACAGTTTATTAATTCAAGCCCGA
This region includes:
- a CDS encoding DNA polymerase III subunit chi; protein product: MKHVIFYLLSQQNEGELSAQALLACDLAANAWRQGKRVIVTCETEEQALLIDEALWARDPDDFVPHNLSGEATTYATPIEISWKGKRNAQRRDLLISLQKELPEFINSFNQIIDFVPVDETEKAQARERYKQYRQLGWQLSTENV